The following are encoded together in the Theileria orientalis strain Shintoku DNA, chromosome 1, complete genome genome:
- a CDS encoding uncharacterized protein (N6 adenine-specific DNA methyltransferase, N12 class family protein), translating into MPRYLFWMRLDIDYYELIECELLSVAQLYGVDLKDFNLSYFKDKRCTLYSEQLREHYSSYFNGDSTDFSKTDTSNLNIFLYGTVESEQIVKSIFDRCILVKSALNIWNEATDYGHLASKLLEENKREIEKYLKNKKWSVKFTRHNNKSVGNNVVEILGKLSAVFDDAGEVDLDNPDTRIVIIEKYTINKKTVEKKLEKIYFGHLLYERFNNLWWNDFNLSARPILGPTSLDTSLSFIMSNLAKVGPGSVVYDPFVGSGGALISSSIFGGWCFGSDIDMRILRGWGISYRNPNTDTEYGSTNVFVNFNHYDLQVPEIIRCDIKYSPFKDSSVSDGWVDSIITDPPYGNRASFAHNKLMKTINEDLKLNNCFELIEILLGVSHRLLVKGGRLVFLLPANTSNVSQSLKTVDSDRFKLIHIGQQMLSGGNRANDI; encoded by the exons ATGCCGCGCTATTTATTTTGGATGCGACTGGATATCGACTACTATGAATTAATCGAGTGCGAATTGTTATCAGTTGCTCAACTATACGGCGTAGATTTAAAAGATTTTAACTTATCGTATTTCAAGGATAAAAGGTGTACATTATATTCTGAACAGCTAAGAGAGCATTATTCGAGTTATTTTAACGGAGATTCCACGGATTTTAGTAAAACTGATACTAGTAACctaaacatatttttatacgGAACGGTGGAATCAGAGCAGATAGTAAAAAGCATTTTCGACCGGTGTATACTAGTTAAATCAGCGTTAAAT ATATGGAATGAGGCCACGGACTACGGTCACCTAGCCAGTAAGCTGCTTGAAGAGAATAAGCGTGAGATTGAAAAGTACCtcaagaataaaaaatggtCAGTAAAATTTACGAGACATAACAATAAGTCGGTTGGAAACAATGTGGTCGAAATACTGGGTAAACTGTCGGCGGTGTTTGACGACGCTGGCGAGGTAGACCTGGATAACCCAGACACGAGAATAGTGATCATAGAG AAATACACGATTAACAAGAAAACTGTCGAAAAGAAGCTTGAGAAGATATACTTCGGCCACCTGTTGTACGAGAGGTTCAATAACCTGTGGTGGAACGACTTTAACCTGTCGGCCAGGCCAATTCTGGGTCCAACGTCACTGGACACAAGTCTCTCGTTCATCATGTCGAACCTG GCAAAGGTAGGACCAGGGTCAGTTGTCTACGACCCTTTCGTCGGTTCTGGAGGAGCGCTAATATCTTCTTCAATATTCGG GGGCTGGTGCTTTGGAAGTGATATTGATATGCGAATACTGCGAGGCTGGGGAATATCGTACAGAAATCCTAATACTGACACAGAAT ATGGTTCAACAAACGTGTTTGTCAATTTCAATCACTACGATTTACAAGTACCGGAGATCATAAGATGTGACATTAAATACAGC CCCTTTAAGGACTCAAGCGTGAGCGATGGCTGGGTTGATAGTATTATTACTGATCCTCCATATG GCAACAGAGCCAGTTTTGCCCACAACAAACTCATGAAAACCATAAATGAGGATTTAAAGTTGAATAACTGTTTTGAGTTAATTGAAATTCTACTTGGTGTATCCCACAGATTACTCGTCAAGGGTGGTAGACTAGTCTTTTTACTGCCAGCAAACACTTCAAA TGTGAGCCAGAGTCTGAAGACTGTTGACTCTGACAGGTTCAAACTAATACACATTGGACAGCAGATGTTATCAGGAGGTAATAGAGCTAACGATATATGA
- a CDS encoding uncharacterized protein (protein of unknown function DUF1764, eukaryotic family protein): MAKKAKSKSKGRTDKGKKLESAENTKKSKFLINDIFKTLKTTSHTNTSKASTKPSTKSIVKEKSKGKRGKTEEYCTVNGDSARRRTTVDNLPIYTMEELNIGKGGGTELCPFDCNCCF; this comes from the exons ATGGCCAAAAAGGCTAAAAGCAAGTCAAAAGGCCGTACAGATAAGGGGAAAAAGCTTGAAAGTGCGGAAAACACCAAGAAAAGTAAGTTTTTAATCAACGATATTTTCAAAACCCTGAAAACGACTTCACATACAAACACCAGTAAAGCATCAACTAAACCAAGCACTAAAAGTATCGTTAAGGAGAAATCAAAGGGTAAAAGGGGGAAAACTGAGGAATACTGTACGGTTAATGGCGACTCAGCCCGGAGGAGGACCACTGTCGACAATCTACCCATTTATACCATGGAAGAGCTAAACATCG gcAAAGGCGGAGGCACTGAATTATGTCCATTCGACTGCAACTGTTGCTTTTAA
- a CDS encoding elongation factor, whose protein sequence is MLGKAHMLILRRLFTSVSTSSLRQGTIFIHQGKYCEVVSFRQVKQGRGSSSIQVEYLDLSNRKMFTQNYAVGSKVEKVDLDKKSGLVQYVDEESKNLVVSDHNFEDKVVDLALVGPGYEHLTAGDEIQLFYHEENVVKVGLPNHILSKLKNK, encoded by the exons ATGCTTGGGAAGGCACACATGTTAATCTTGAGGAGACTGTTTACGTCAGTCTCCACCAGTTCCCTGAGACAGGGCACGATATTTATACACCAAG GCAAATACTGCGAAGTTGTAAGCTTCCGCCAGGTCAAACAGGGCAGAGGCTCAAGTTCCATCCAG GTTGAGTATCTTGATTTATCGAACAGGAAAATGTTCACTCAAAACTACGCAGTAGGATCCAAAGTTGAAA AGGTGGATTTGGACAAGAAAAGTGGACTTGTACAATATGTCGACGAGGAATCCAAGAATTTGGTGGTGTCAGACCACAATTTTGAGGATAAGGTGGTCGATTTGGCACTCGTAGGGCCGGGTTACGAACATTTAACAG CTGGCGATGAAATCCAACTCTTTTACCACGAGGAAAACGTGGTCAAAGTGGGATTGCCGAACCATATCTTATCGAAACTGAA GAACAAATAA
- a CDS encoding Rab5 GTPase: MIKNFFNSLVGASESAETKQVSTASDSKNPIYQFKLVILGDTFVGKSCLVGRFVKNSFMEFQESTIGGTAKPSTHSLTNNLAAFMTQTVRLDDCTVKFEIWDTAGQERYRTLAPMYYRGSAAAIIVYDITLKESFNQAKSWIKELKSYVEPNIILVLIFISRWFKTLLPPTTVCSWRLLPKLIPKGKRLHEFHEGFKMDNRGSQNKLKCCSA, encoded by the exons ATGATTAAGAATTTTTTCAACAGTTTAGTTGGCGCTTCCGAGTCGGCCGAAACTAAACAAGTATCCACAGCGTCGGACTCTAAAAATCCAATATATCAGTTTAAATTGGTGATTCTCGGGGACACGTTTGTAGGAAAGAGCTGCCTAGTGGGTAGATTTGTCAAAAACAGTTTTATGGAGTTCCAGGAATCAACGATTGGAGGTAC CGCCAAACCATCTACGCACTCATTAACGAATAATTTAGCCGCTTTCATGACACAAACTGTGAGATTAGACGATTGTACAGTAAAGTTTGAAATATGGGATACTGCAGG GCAGGAAAGATACAGAACTCTTGCTCCCATGTACTACAG GGGATCTGCAGCCGCCATTATAGTATATGATATAACATTAAAGGAGTCCTTTAATCAAGCGAAGAGTTGGATCAAGGAGCTGAAGTCCTACGTGGAGCCGAACATCATCCTAG tgcttatttttatttccagATGGTTCAAGACTTTGCTTCCGCCAACAACTGTCTGTTCATGGAGACTTCTGCCAAAA TTAATTCCAAAGGGCAAGAGGTTACATGAGTTTCATGAGGGGTTTAAGATGGACAACCGGGGCAGTCAGAACAAACTTAAGTGTTGCAGCGCCTGA
- a CDS encoding DEAD-box family helicase, which translates to MEGDSTGYKSPKESSSHKRNKKEPENRNSSSNEENKDKKEDKVEEEYLRELDLAVEASKGRNLNLKDDPKYLERLRIEARRAYLEQRELDRLQLEKRVLEEKEILFGNKRVSREKGLERDEFIQRALKLDRDKVKLAEGAIESRPTEAAVISYELPDSYDEDNLKRLEVLKKKQQGKAKDKVVNEQELWENKLYKYGTSKFGVTQAEEKREGTKLIDVARKEGRVFKDEVLGDLTEFKDLVSDSVDFVLDSTLPELKLSDVSHITQGYEEEHEGISCLLMVCADDSEDGTSSEDGSDMENRKKKTSNNFLRRLRRLERKQHKMMLMERQKLPIYLYRNELLAAIKKYKTVIVVGETGSGKTTQIPQYLHEVGYSKAGMIGVTQPRRVAAMSVAARVSKELNVKLGSKVGYSIRFEDYTSSSTLIKFMTDGMLLREFMGDPTLSKYCCLMIDEAHERTLHTDVIFGLVKDLVRYRSDFRLIISSATLEAEKFALYFDHAPIFKIPGRRYPVQIYYTKTPEANYLDASIITVLQIHLTQPLGDILVFLPGQQEIEYIQEELTQRLKNRKDIRELIILTIYSSLPSDMQSKIFEPTPAGARKVVLSTNISETSITLDNIVYVIDSGFCKLNSYSPKTGLDSLVTLPCSKANANQRTGRAGRIRAGHCFRLYTKFSYDKEMDDNHDPEITRVNLSSVVLLLKSIGIDDLLNFDFMDPPSPETLITSLELIYSLGALNDKGDLTKLGKTMSELPLDPMYAKTLLTSIKNNCYDEIIVIISMLSIGNNVFYVPKDRKIHADNCHKNFYTGNSDHLMLLNVYNQWKESEFSMSWCYENYVQYKSLIQSQNIIEQLKQLVTRLNLLPADGASGSEANGVKTNDGGSSSNSAEMNLKELMLKSIVSGFFVNVAIRSSLKNEKNFRTIKTKQLVEIHPQSSLFNQQAKYVVFNDLVLTTKQFMRQVSEIQSKWLMELAPHFYQNIQLPKQ; encoded by the exons ATGGAAGGAGATTCCACAGGTTATAAGAGCCCTAAGGAGAGCTCTAGTCACAAAAGGAACAAAAAAGAGCCTGAAAATCGCAATAGTAGTTCAAAtgaggaaaataaagataaaaaagaagataaagtaGAAGAAGAATATTTAAGAGAATTGGACCTGGCAGTGGAAGCGAGTAAAGGAAGAAATTTGAACCTGAAAGATGACCCAAAGTACCTAGAGAGACTGAGAATAGAAGCGAGAAGAGCGTACTTGGAGCAGAGAGAATTGGACAGACTGCAGCTGGAGAAGAGAGTGCtcgaggagaaggaaataCTGTTCGGAAACAAAAGAGTAAGCAGAGAAAAGGGCTTGGAAAGAGACGAGTTCATACAAAGGGCACTGAAACTGGACAGAGATAAAGTTAAGTTGGCAGAAGGAGCAATAGAATCGAGGCCTACAGAAGCAGCAGTGATAAGTTATGAGTTGCCAGACAGCTACGACGAAGATAACCTGAAGAGGTTGGAGGTGCTCAAAAAGAAACAGCAGGGAAAAGCAAAAGATAAAGTGGTCAACGAGCAGGAGTTGTGGGAGAATAAGCTGTATAAGTACGGAACGAGTAAGTTCGGAGTGACGCAAGCAGAGGAAAAGAGAGAAGGAACAAAGTTAATAGACGTAGCAAGGAAGGAAGGGAGAGTGTTCAAGGACGAAGTGCTGGGAGACCTGACGGAGTTTAAGGACCTGGTGTCAGATTCAGTGGATTTCGTGCTCGATTCAACGCTGCCGGAGTTGAAGCTGTCAGACGTATCGCATATCACACAGGGCTACGAGGAGGAGCATGAAG GGATTAGTTGTTTATTGATGGTATGTGCAGATGACTCGGAGGATGGAACCAGTAGCGAAGATGGCTCGGACATGGAaaacaggaagaagaaaacgTCGAACAATTTTCTAAGGCGCCTGAGGAGGTTGGAGAGGAAGCAGCACAAGATGATGCTGATGGAAAGACAAAAGCTACCAATATACCTGTATAGAAACGAGCTGCTGGCAGCGATTAAGAAGTATAAGACGGTTATAGTGGTGGGAGAAACGGGAAGCGGAAAGACGACGCAGATACCTCAGTACCTGCACGAGGTGGGATACTCGAAGGCGGGAATGATAGGAGTGACGCAGCCGCGCAGAGTAGCAGCAATGTCAGTGGCGGCGCGAGTGAGCAAGGAGCTGAACGTGAAGCTTGGCTCAAAGGTGGGATACTCGATCAGGTTCGAGGACTACACAAGCAGTTCGACGCTGATAAAGTTCATGACAGACGGAATGCTGCTGAGGGAGTTCATGGGAGACCCGACGCTCTCCAAGTACTGCTGCCTGATGATCGACGAGGCGCACGAGAGGACGCTGCACACGGACGTTATTTTCGGGCTCgtgaaggacctggtgcGCTACAGGAGCGACTTCAGGCTGATAATATCCTCGGCGACGCTGGAGGCGGAGAAGTTCGCGCTCTACTTCGACCACGCGCCGATCTTCAA AATACCTGGGAGGAGGTACCCAGTGCAAATATACTACACGAAGACGCCAGAGGCAAACTACCTGGACGCATCAATAATCACAGTGCTGCAAATACACCTGACGCAGCCACTAGGGGACATACTGGTATTCCTGCCAGGGCAACAGGAGATAGAGTACATACAGGAAGAGTTGACGCAAAG ACTTAAGAACAGAAAGGACATACGGGAGTTGATAATATTGACAATATACTCATCGCTGCCCAGCGATATgcaaagtaaaatatttgagcCGACGCCAGCAGGAGCAAGAAAGGTGGTGCTGTCGACGAACATATCGGAGACCTCGATAACGCTGGACAACATAGTGTACGTTATCGACTCAGGGTTCTGTAAACTGAATTCATACTCACCGAAGACAG GGTTGGATAGCCTGGTGACACTGCCGTGTTCTAAGGCAAACGCGAATCAGAGGACAGGGCGCGCAGGAAGGATTAGAGCAGGACACTGCTTCAGACTTTACACAAAGTTCTCGTACGACAAGGAAATGGACGACAACCACGACCCAGAAATAACGAGAGTAAACCTGTCCTCAGTAGTACTCTTGCTTAAATCAATAG GCATCGATGATCTGCTCAACTTTGATTTTATGGATCCGCCGTCGCCGGAGACGCTGATAACGTCACTGGAGTTGATATACTCACTGGGAGCACTGAACGACAAGGGAGATTTGACGAAGCTGGGAAAGACGATGTCGGAGCTGCCGCTGGATCCAATGTACGCAAAGACGCTGCTGACGTCAATAAAGAATAACTGCTACGATGAAATAATAGTTATCATATCGATGCTGTCGATAGGAAATAACGTGTTCTACGTGCCGAAGGACAGAAAAATACACGCGGATAACTGCCAcaaaaatttttatacaggCAACAGCGATCACCTAATGCTGCTGAACGTGTATAACCAGTGGAAGGAGAGTGAGTTTTCAATGTCGTGGTGTTACGAAAACTACGTGCAGTACAAGTCGCTGATACAGTCGCAGAACATAATAGAGCAGCTGAAGCAGCTGGTAACGAGACTAAATCTACTGCCTGCAGATGGAGCGTCAGGCAGTGAAGCGAATGGAGTTAAGACCAACGATGGtggcagcagcagtaaCAGCGCTGAaatgaacctgaaggagctgatgcTGAAGAGCATAGTCAGCGGCTTCTTCGTCAACGTGGCAATCAGAAGCAGCCTGAAGAACGAGAAGAACTTCAGAACGATAAAGACGAAGCAGCTCGTGGAGATACACCCACAGAGTAGCCTCTTTAACCAGCAGGCGAAGTACGTGGTCTTCAACGACCTGGTCCTCACGACGAAGCAGTTCATGAGGCAGGTCTCGGAGATACAGTCGAAGTGGCTAATGGAGTTGGCGCCGCATTTTTACCAGAACATACAGCTGCCGAAGCAGTAA
- a CDS encoding Dim1 protein, translating into MSYMLQHLHSGWAVDQAIVTEEERIVCIRFGHDYDPECIKMDELLYKIAEDVKNFCVIYLVDITEVPDFNGMYELYDPVSVMFFYRNKHMMVDLGTGNNNKINWAMNDKQELIDIIETVFRGARKGRGLVISPKDYSTKYRY; encoded by the exons ATGTCGTATATGCTTCAACATTTACACTCTGGATGGGCAGTG GACCAGGCCATTGTTACAGAAGAGGAACGAATTGTT TGTATACGTTTTGGACATGACTACGACCCTGAGTGTATTAAAATGGACGAGTTGCTGTACAAAATTGCAGAAGACGTAAAGAACTTTTGTGTTATCTACCTG GTTGATATTACTGAAGTTCCTGATTTTAATGGCATGTACGAATTATACGACCCGGTTTCCGTCATGTTTTTCTACAG GAACAAGCATATGATGGTTGATTTGGGAACCGGAAACAACAATAAGATCAATTGGGCAATGAACGATAAACAGGAGCTGATCGATATAATCGAGACTGTATTCCGGGGCGCAAGAAAAG GGCGTGGACTCGTCATTTCTCCCAAAGATTATTCTACCAAGTATCGGTACTAG